GATCGAGGGGATGCCCCGCTCCTCAGCCGCATTCACGATGCAGGCGGTACTGGGGCCGAGCAATAGATCATCCCCGAGCTCACGCAGTTCTTCAAGAATGCTGGCAACTAGTGCGACAGGATCTTTGGTGTCCTGCGCTAGAGCAAGATATAAATCGCGAGCGTATTTGAGTGCAGTGAGTGTTACTTCCTCATTAACTGCGCTCACCATGACTTTGTAAACACCGCGGCGATCACCGTCACGCGCTTTACCAAAGCCGCCGGGGATGCCGGCTAAATTTTGTAATTCCAGGGTGAGGTGCTCAAGGATGTGAGCGGGCCAAGTACCCTCCTCAACCCTTTTGAGAAATCCACCAGCCTCACCATAGCTGCAGCGGTGTTCTTGAAGACTGGGAAGCGCTCGAACAAGTCGGTCATAAAACCCAGGAATGAGATTGGAGGGGAAATCTTCTAATTCACCAATATCGAGCCAAACTTCAATAACGGGATGGTAAGTCCACATATTGGGGCCGCGAAGATGCTTGACACTCAAGATCTCAATGGATTTATCTAGTAATTGGGGCATATGTGGAGTGGGGGATTTCAGCGCCAGCATAAAAAATGGTGGCGGAGATGTCTCAGACTGTCTCTCTGGTTCTAGTAATTATTCAAAATCCACAAAATTAGCAAAAATGCATAAAAAAGCTTACCTCGCCAATTTAACGGCTTTCTACCCACTAAAGTTGACAGTCTTAATAAATCATAAAAATCTAGCTCCACTATACTTTTATGATTAATGAAGCCAGAAATTTCCCCATCCGTCCCCCCGTTGCCAGGTCACTGGGCTAGCGTTTTAGAAGCTCCCCAATCCCCAGTAAAAGACCCTAACTCCATACTGGCCTGGGTTGAGCTTGATCTCGATGGTGAAATGCGCTTTGAAAAAAGCCTACTTTGTTTGATTCCTACGGGTCTATTTTGGAGTGACGGTACTCACTCAGAATTCTGGCCTATTAGCTCTGGAGCCCATCTTTTGCATGGTGATCACGCCGGAGTAGGGCATCTCAAGCTGGAGTCTGAGGCTAGCCTGCTACGACTCTGGTACTTCACTCTGGCTGTCAACCCTCAGGCATTGCGTCTACAGAGTAGTTTTGGGCAATTAATCAAGGGTGATCAGCTTAGCCAAGAGCCCGAGGCTTCTGAATACGATAAGCAGGTTTGTCCGGTGTGTTTAAGCCCAAAGCCTGCCAACTCAGATGCTTGCCCAACTTGCGATCCAGAGGAGGATGCCCCTCCATCGACTTGGACTTTATTTAAGTTGTGGCGCTATGCACGCCCTTATAAAAAAGAGCTTTTGTTGGGTTTTATCCTGACCTTGCTGTCAACCGGCGCCACACTGATTCCCCCTTATTTGACGATGCCATTGATGGATCATGTGTTGATTCCATATGAAAAAGGCAATCCGATTGATTTTGATTTAGCTAGTAAATACCTCTTTGCATTATTTGCTGCGGCAATTGTTGCTTGGGGCCTTGGTTGGTGGAAAACTTATTTACTCGCATTGGTGAGTGAGCGCATCGGTGCAGATCTTCGTAATACGACTTTTGAGCATTTGCTCAAATTATCTTTAGAGTATTTTGGTGGCAAAAGAACCGGCGACTTGATTGCGCGTATTGGCGCTGAGACAGATCGTATCTGCGTATTCTTATCTTTGTACGCTTTAGATTTCATAACTGATGTCATCATGATTACGATGACGGCAGCAATTTTGGTGTCAATTGATCCTCTGCTTGCATTGGTCACTTTGGCGCCATTGCCATTTATCGTATGGATGATTCATGTAGTGCGCGACAAGTTGCGATTTGGTTTTGAAAAGATTGATCGCGTTTGGTCTGAAGTCACCAATATCTTGGCTGATACGATTCCAGGGATTCGGGTAGTCAAAGCATTTGCTCAAGAAGATCGTGAGCTCAAACGCTTTGTTGATTCCAATAAACACAATTTACAAATCAATGATCGCGTTAATCGCGTCTGGGGATTGTTCTCCCCAACGGTAACGCTGCTAACAGAAACCGGACTCTTGGTGGTGTGGGGCTTTGGTATTTGGCAGGTTGCACATCAAAAGGTCACTGTTGGTGTGTTAATTGCCTTCTTGGCCTACATTGGACGCTTCTACATTCGACTCGATTCAATGAGTCGTATCGTTTCACATACGCAAAAAGCAGCGGCTGGGGCTAAGC
This genomic stretch from Polynucleobacter corsicus harbors:
- a CDS encoding ABC transporter ATP-binding protein; translation: MKPEISPSVPPLPGHWASVLEAPQSPVKDPNSILAWVELDLDGEMRFEKSLLCLIPTGLFWSDGTHSEFWPISSGAHLLHGDHAGVGHLKLESEASLLRLWYFTLAVNPQALRLQSSFGQLIKGDQLSQEPEASEYDKQVCPVCLSPKPANSDACPTCDPEEDAPPSTWTLFKLWRYARPYKKELLLGFILTLLSTGATLIPPYLTMPLMDHVLIPYEKGNPIDFDLASKYLFALFAAAIVAWGLGWWKTYLLALVSERIGADLRNTTFEHLLKLSLEYFGGKRTGDLIARIGAETDRICVFLSLYALDFITDVIMITMTAAILVSIDPLLALVTLAPLPFIVWMIHVVRDKLRFGFEKIDRVWSEVTNILADTIPGIRVVKAFAQEDRELKRFVDSNKHNLQINDRVNRVWGLFSPTVTLLTETGLLVVWGFGIWQVAHQKVTVGVLIAFLAYIGRFYIRLDSMSRIVSHTQKAAAGAKRIFDILDHVSSVPEPINPAPLGAVKGRISLRGVGFRYGNRAVSKGIDLDIAPGEMIGLVGHSGSGKSTLVNLICRFYDVSAGSITLDGRDIRSIRIADYRKRIGLVLQEPFLFFGTIAENIAYGKPEATREEVIEAARAAHAHEFILRLPLGYDSLVGERGQSLSGGERQRISIARALLINPSILILDEATSSVDTTTEKEIQRALDNLVKGRTTIAIAHRLSTLRKADRLVVLDKGEIVEIGSHDELMDAQGAYYALYQAQLRHAAELVEGGAIGESIDENGRKDGPQAIAKETGGGA